One genomic segment of Peribacillus sp. FSL H8-0477 includes these proteins:
- a CDS encoding cytochrome c biogenesis CcdA family protein, whose product MNDVNVFLAFGAGFLSFISPCCLPLYPAFLSYITGMSVGQLKSENAMLQKRSLLHTLFFLIGFSLVFVALGATSTIFGEFFSKYQDLIRQIGAILIVFFGLVIIGALNFEFLMKERRVDFKNRPSGYFGSVLIGLAFAAGWTPCMGPILMAVIGLAASNPGSSMVYMLAYILGFAIPFFVLSFFIGRMKWIKKYNHYIMQVGGYLMIVMGIILFFDWMTKITSVFVNVMGGFQGF is encoded by the coding sequence TTGAATGATGTAAACGTATTTTTAGCATTTGGAGCGGGATTTTTAAGCTTTATTTCTCCTTGCTGTCTGCCGCTTTATCCAGCCTTTCTTTCATACATAACCGGAATGAGTGTTGGTCAGCTTAAGTCTGAGAATGCTATGCTTCAAAAACGCAGTTTGCTGCATACTTTATTTTTTCTAATTGGTTTTTCATTAGTTTTCGTCGCATTAGGTGCCACATCAACGATTTTTGGTGAATTCTTCTCTAAATATCAAGATTTAATCCGTCAAATTGGTGCTATTTTAATTGTTTTCTTTGGTTTAGTGATAATCGGGGCATTAAATTTTGAATTTTTAATGAAAGAGCGCCGCGTTGATTTTAAAAATCGACCTTCTGGTTATTTTGGATCGGTATTGATTGGTCTTGCGTTTGCAGCAGGTTGGACACCTTGTATGGGTCCTATTTTGATGGCGGTAATTGGATTGGCAGCAAGCAATCCTGGTTCCTCAATGGTCTATATGCTAGCTTATATTCTCGGATTTGCCATTCCGTTTTTCGTTCTTTCCTTTTTTATCGGAAGGATGAAATGGATTAAGAAGTATAATCATTACATTATGCAAGTCGGCGGTTACCTTATGATTGTAATGGGAATTATTTTATTCTTTGATTGGATGACTAAAATTACTTCTGTATTTGTTAACGTAATGGGTGGTTTCCAAGGATTTTAA
- a CDS encoding aspartyl-phosphate phosphatase Spo0E family protein — protein sequence MTKNELLEHIENKRTELQNIVLKNGLDSHITILYSQELDQLLNQYDHSFLR from the coding sequence GTGACAAAAAACGAACTACTTGAGCATATCGAAAATAAACGAACTGAACTGCAAAATATTGTTTTAAAAAACGGTTTAGATTCCCATATAACTATCCTGTATAGTCAAGAATTGGATCAGCTGCTTAATCAGTATGACCATTCTTTTTTACGATAA
- a CDS encoding erythromycin esterase family protein — MRRSIKTFLTFSTIICLVLLGWYVYQYSLKIEKAEWWVNNTHNIDTTSNDDDLKFLDSILKGKKYVFLGENSHGVAEYNTAKGRLIKYLHENQDYEVVAFESNLADPAVTFAELDTSHISSKTYMQWTIPGVWNATQNLPLFDYILENRRKEKALVNTGFDIQPFGRTFTNFTTDWITKRSPSTGNSFSKLEKEWLTKYLSFLDGGKLSDKEVTKFKDGYNEIISFLTQHETGLKVEFPNQPKLNLFILQTLQNRMELMIRVSKTNYTIDEINGVRDSLMAENIKWLSEKIYPDKKIIFWAHNAHIRNHNTDITYRDEGETEFRPFLHKTMFEYLPDDFKKQSYILGFYMYDGEFSYYESNIKKVNDGKDYQADSLEQILIQSNYEQTFINLNGQTKNKFNKWMFEPVYALTQGLYPEKMVVSNHYDGLFFIKHVKPSTYIR; from the coding sequence ATGAGAAGGAGCATTAAAACGTTTTTAACATTCAGTACAATAATATGCTTAGTTTTACTGGGGTGGTATGTCTATCAATATTCATTAAAAATAGAAAAGGCCGAATGGTGGGTAAACAATACCCATAACATAGATACAACTAGTAATGATGATGATTTAAAATTTTTGGATTCGATTTTAAAAGGAAAAAAGTATGTTTTTCTTGGTGAAAATTCTCACGGAGTGGCTGAATATAATACAGCTAAAGGAAGGTTGATTAAGTATTTACATGAAAATCAGGATTATGAAGTTGTAGCATTTGAAAGTAATCTTGCAGATCCTGCGGTAACATTTGCTGAACTTGATACCAGCCATATTAGTTCTAAGACATATATGCAGTGGACGATACCAGGCGTTTGGAATGCCACTCAAAATTTACCCTTATTTGATTATATTCTCGAAAACCGTAGAAAAGAAAAAGCATTAGTCAATACTGGGTTTGATATTCAACCGTTTGGTCGTACTTTTACAAACTTTACGACAGATTGGATAACTAAAAGAAGTCCTTCAACGGGCAATTCATTTTCAAAATTAGAGAAAGAATGGTTAACAAAGTATCTTTCTTTTCTTGATGGAGGGAAGCTCTCAGATAAAGAAGTGACAAAGTTTAAAGATGGATATAATGAAATAATCTCTTTCCTAACGCAGCATGAAACGGGCTTGAAGGTTGAATTTCCCAATCAGCCCAAGCTAAATCTCTTTATTTTACAAACGCTTCAGAATCGAATGGAACTGATGATACGAGTGAGTAAAACCAATTATACGATAGATGAAATTAATGGAGTGAGAGATTCACTTATGGCAGAAAATATTAAATGGTTAAGCGAGAAGATTTACCCTGATAAAAAAATAATTTTTTGGGCTCATAATGCACATATACGGAATCATAATACAGATATCACCTATAGAGATGAAGGCGAGACTGAGTTTCGTCCATTCCTTCATAAAACAATGTTCGAGTACCTACCTGATGATTTTAAGAAACAAAGCTATATACTTGGTTTTTATATGTATGATGGGGAATTTTCGTATTATGAAAGTAATATAAAAAAAGTAAATGACGGCAAAGACTATCAAGCTGATTCTCTAGAACAGATTCTAATTCAGTCAAACTATGAACAGACTTTTATAAATTTAAATGGACAAACCAAAAACAAATTCAATAAATGGATGTTCGAGCCTGTATACGCGTTAACACAGGGACTATATCCTGAAAAAATGGTTGTATCCAACCACTATGATGGTCTATTTTTTATAAAACATGTAAAACCCTCAACTTATATTAGGTAG
- a CDS encoding SMC family ATPase, producing MKPLVLTMQAFGPYAGREVIDFKQLENRTMFVISGKTGAGKTTIFDGISFAIYGKASGEDRSGQELRSQFAEDDLGTEISLEFELRGKTYFIVRAPQQERKKKSGEGHTVVGAKAELYKLTDSGKVLLGANIRDVDEQIKHIMGIDANQFRQIIMIPQGEFRKLLTSDSKDKELILQKLFHTELYKRIEEKLKEDAAELRKLSERSRQTRIHLIKEIQSLEDSILTEEILAEEPNEQRILPLLIEEINKANESLVVYTEKIKKEQTARDKIQGEIYQAQELLKRFEELEKLRLEKDELVKRKPEMETKAAVIKMAQRAGALEKQEQFYLRMGRQAKDLQSQLDQQNETAKKLFENTILLQKRYDAEMDKTSDREQLSAKVHHLQQLKQMVDTVSEQKQIAVDLNGVWKQAQTEQVRLEKQLSQMEIDEEKIALLKTEAEQAIVLFAELERQADKNEDLLTKLVKLEESDQFVKQAHDEFSGKKEVVKQAVERALQQKTALELLESKWRDSQAGILAAALTHGEMCPVCGSSEHPAKAVHSAEQPDEDELKQQKAEVNKAEQQKTSAETAFYKAESRYQSLQETYQERFAAVRALVDDFELNRLAEYKNNCQQKKHENEEQLRVLLKQKQTISSISEKLSRIKTEKRTIKFEIETVKTKEEKARTQLLEANAKLAATVASIPEEIREPEAFNQALKQAVTEQKQLEEALEAARTSLMQGKEQETTIKANITSSEEQLKKVTIELNEERSRFKVEMTALGFESYGSYVAAKKTEAEVKTLESDLQEYEQRYQTVTNVFHDLELKLKGAVKPDIEALQQQFTNADQVLEELRQLFAKLTSAKQKNEQIHEKLDRMILEQKEIEDRYRVIGHLHEVSKGQNPFRITFERFVLASFLDEILNEANIRLNKMTSGRFQLMRKIDPTRRNIQSGLELTVYDQYTGQERHVKTLSGGESFKASLALALGLADVVQQHAGGISLETMFVDEGFGTLDPESLDQALEALMDIQNSGRLVGIISHVPELKERIEARLEVIATQLGSRTEFQFIS from the coding sequence GTGAAACCTCTTGTACTGACAATGCAGGCTTTCGGGCCATATGCAGGCAGGGAAGTCATCGATTTTAAACAACTGGAAAACCGGACAATGTTTGTGATTTCTGGTAAAACAGGTGCAGGTAAAACAACGATTTTTGACGGAATCAGCTTTGCCATATACGGAAAAGCGAGCGGTGAAGACAGAAGTGGTCAGGAATTACGAAGCCAGTTCGCCGAGGATGACCTTGGGACAGAGATATCGCTTGAGTTTGAGCTTCGTGGAAAAACATATTTTATCGTAAGAGCACCTCAACAGGAGCGTAAGAAAAAGTCAGGAGAAGGCCATACTGTGGTCGGAGCCAAAGCTGAATTATATAAGCTGACTGATAGCGGGAAAGTCCTGCTTGGTGCAAATATTCGCGATGTAGATGAACAAATCAAACATATTATGGGAATTGATGCCAATCAGTTTAGACAAATCATAATGATTCCACAAGGTGAGTTCCGAAAACTGTTGACTTCGGATAGTAAGGACAAGGAATTAATTTTGCAGAAACTATTTCATACGGAGTTATACAAACGAATTGAAGAGAAATTAAAAGAAGATGCAGCGGAGCTGCGAAAGCTGAGTGAGCGTAGCAGGCAGACGAGAATTCATCTTATTAAAGAAATTCAGTCTCTAGAAGATTCGATTCTGACTGAGGAAATTCTGGCTGAGGAACCGAATGAACAAAGGATATTGCCGCTTCTTATCGAAGAAATTAACAAAGCCAATGAAAGCCTTGTCGTTTATACAGAAAAAATTAAGAAGGAACAGACAGCTCGTGACAAAATTCAGGGAGAAATTTATCAGGCTCAAGAACTACTTAAACGGTTTGAAGAGCTTGAAAAGCTCCGTTTAGAAAAGGACGAGCTGGTCAAACGTAAACCAGAAATGGAAACCAAAGCGGCTGTCATTAAAATGGCGCAAAGAGCAGGAGCTCTTGAAAAGCAAGAACAGTTTTATTTACGAATGGGCAGACAAGCAAAAGATCTTCAATCTCAGCTGGATCAGCAAAATGAAACAGCAAAGAAGCTGTTTGAAAACACCATTCTCTTGCAAAAACGATATGATGCTGAGATGGACAAGACATCTGATCGAGAACAACTATCGGCGAAAGTGCATCATTTGCAGCAGCTTAAGCAAATGGTGGATACGGTTTCGGAACAAAAACAGATCGCTGTTGATTTGAATGGTGTTTGGAAACAGGCTCAGACTGAACAAGTGAGACTGGAAAAACAGCTGTCTCAAATGGAAATAGATGAAGAAAAAATTGCCCTATTAAAAACAGAGGCTGAGCAGGCGATCGTGTTATTTGCAGAATTAGAGCGACAAGCTGACAAAAATGAAGACCTCTTGACCAAACTAGTAAAGCTTGAGGAATCCGACCAATTTGTTAAACAAGCACATGATGAATTTTCTGGAAAAAAAGAAGTAGTCAAACAGGCGGTGGAACGTGCCCTTCAGCAAAAAACAGCCTTAGAACTACTTGAAAGTAAATGGAGAGACAGTCAAGCAGGTATTTTAGCGGCTGCTCTTACGCATGGTGAAATGTGTCCAGTATGCGGATCCTCTGAGCACCCTGCAAAAGCAGTTCACTCGGCTGAACAACCTGATGAAGATGAACTGAAACAACAAAAAGCAGAAGTAAATAAAGCTGAACAACAAAAAACAAGTGCAGAAACCGCATTTTATAAAGCAGAATCCCGTTATCAATCTCTTCAGGAAACGTATCAAGAGCGATTTGCTGCTGTGAGGGCTTTAGTCGATGATTTTGAACTAAATCGGTTGGCAGAATATAAAAACAACTGTCAGCAGAAAAAACACGAAAATGAGGAGCAGTTACGGGTTCTCCTGAAGCAAAAACAAACGATTTCAAGTATTTCTGAAAAACTTTCAAGGATAAAAACAGAGAAACGAACAATAAAGTTTGAGATTGAAACCGTGAAAACAAAAGAAGAAAAGGCAAGAACTCAACTTCTTGAGGCTAATGCTAAACTCGCGGCTACAGTGGCTTCCATACCAGAAGAAATTAGGGAACCAGAAGCCTTTAACCAGGCTTTAAAACAAGCTGTTACAGAACAAAAACAACTTGAAGAGGCACTAGAAGCGGCGAGAACTTCCTTAATGCAAGGAAAGGAACAAGAAACCACGATTAAAGCAAATATCACTTCCAGCGAGGAACAACTGAAAAAAGTAACCATCGAGTTAAACGAGGAACGAAGCAGATTTAAAGTAGAAATGACAGCACTAGGGTTTGAGTCTTACGGAAGCTATGTAGCTGCAAAAAAAACGGAAGCGGAAGTAAAGACATTAGAAAGTGATTTACAAGAATATGAACAGCGTTATCAGACAGTTACCAACGTTTTTCATGATTTAGAATTGAAATTGAAAGGTGCAGTAAAACCAGATATTGAAGCCTTGCAACAACAATTTACGAATGCCGACCAGGTCTTAGAAGAGCTTCGACAGTTATTTGCTAAACTGACATCTGCCAAACAGAAAAATGAGCAGATTCATGAAAAACTCGATAGGATGATCTTGGAACAAAAGGAAATAGAAGATCGATACCGGGTTATTGGACATCTACATGAAGTGTCCAAGGGGCAGAATCCATTCCGTATTACTTTCGAACGCTTTGTTCTCGCTTCTTTCTTAGATGAAATTCTTAATGAAGCGAATATACGTTTAAATAAAATGACGAGTGGACGCTTCCAACTCATGCGTAAAATCGATCCAACCCGTAGAAATATTCAAAGTGGATTGGAACTAACTGTTTACGATCAGTACACAGGACAAGAACGTCATGTTAAAACACTTTCAGGTGGTGAAAGCTTCAAGGCGTCTCTTGCACTGGCGCTTGGTCTTGCAGATGTTGTACAGCAGCATGCAGGCGGGATATCGTTGGAAACGATGTTTGTTGATGAAGGATTTGGAACGCTTGACCCTGAGTCACTTGACCAGGCATTAGAAGCACTAATGGATATTCAGAACAGCGGTCGACTTGTGGGAATTATTTCACATGTACCGGAACTAAAGGAAAGAATCGAAGCGCGTCTTGAGGTAATCGCTACTCAACTAGGAAGTCGAACTGAGTTTCAATTTATCAGTTAA
- a CDS encoding response regulator — MSRILIVDDAKFMRMTLSNILIKAGHEVIGEGENGEQGIRLFRELKPDIVTMDITMPVMSGLEAVKQITTEFSDALVIMCSAMGQQKMVVEAIEAGAKDFIVKPFDENRVIEAVSRVLD, encoded by the coding sequence ATGTCTAGGATACTAATCGTTGATGATGCAAAGTTTATGAGAATGACCCTTTCTAATATACTGATAAAAGCCGGACATGAAGTAATTGGTGAAGGAGAAAATGGGGAGCAAGGCATTCGCTTGTTTCGTGAATTAAAGCCTGATATTGTCACAATGGATATTACCATGCCAGTAATGAGTGGACTCGAAGCGGTGAAACAAATAACCACCGAATTTTCTGATGCGCTTGTTATTATGTGCTCTGCAATGGGACAACAGAAAATGGTAGTAGAGGCGATTGAAGCAGGAGCAAAGGATTTTATTGTTAAACCTTTTGATGAAAACAGGGTAATTGAAGCCGTTAGCCGAGTCCTAGATTAA
- a CDS encoding small acid-soluble spore protein P, which yields MEKNNEKDSRKNAPKEGQPAPLSGSHKVKNKNHSRQKHNSHHDM from the coding sequence ATGGAAAAGAACAATGAAAAAGATAGTAGGAAAAATGCTCCTAAAGAGGGACAGCCTGCACCCTTAAGCGGTTCTCATAAAGTAAAAAATAAAAATCATTCCCGTCAGAAGCACAATAGCCATCATGATATGTGA
- a CDS encoding CcdC family protein, translating to MIWISTALALIMGISVMFVRMKAANRPTSIKKIILPPFFMSTGALMFFIPMFRLTGYEIIEAVFVGMLFSILLIKTSNFEVRDDQIYLKRSKAFALILITLLVIRTAAKFFLSATIDVGPLGGMFFLLAFSMIVPWRLAMVYQFKKVQREFLTNSPIGKA from the coding sequence GTGATATGGATTTCAACTGCCCTAGCTTTGATCATGGGAATATCGGTAATGTTTGTGAGAATGAAGGCAGCTAATCGGCCTACATCCATAAAGAAGATTATCTTACCACCTTTTTTCATGAGTACAGGGGCCCTAATGTTTTTCATTCCAATGTTCCGGCTGACCGGATATGAAATTATAGAAGCTGTTTTTGTAGGGATGCTCTTTTCCATCTTATTAATAAAAACGTCTAATTTTGAAGTACGCGATGACCAAATATATCTTAAGAGATCAAAAGCATTTGCATTAATATTAATCACGCTTTTAGTGATTAGAACAGCAGCTAAATTTTTCCTTAGTGCAACAATAGATGTAGGCCCATTGGGCGGCATGTTTTTCTTGTTAGCCTTTTCGATGATTGTTCCATGGCGGCTGGCGATGGTATACCAGTTCAAGAAAGTACAACGAGAATTTCTCACAAATTCACCTATAGGGAAAGCCTAG
- a CDS encoding type II pantothenate kinase — protein sequence MDKKVGIDAGTTLIKLAYNENGMYHFKKYSYQQKDSLLQWLQMAAPDARWNVTGGKGHHFLSVSDNSREIAEFTAITDGAMYMTAAQKLNVKNYILVNIGTGTSFFSIKDNSAEHLYGSGIGGGMLMGLSTMLVGERPFSDLAALAESGERAKLDLQVRDIYASEPPISGDFTASNFGKATTADVKKEDVTASLFGLIAETTMLLGVQSAKAAGEVDIVYTGGMAAHPYMEKSLKAATEAFGCKAHFLTNGEYCGAMGALIY from the coding sequence ATGGACAAGAAAGTTGGAATTGATGCAGGGACTACACTGATAAAACTTGCTTACAATGAAAACGGTATGTACCATTTTAAGAAGTACTCCTATCAACAGAAGGATTCTCTTCTGCAATGGCTCCAAATGGCAGCTCCAGATGCTCGTTGGAATGTAACGGGCGGGAAAGGGCATCATTTCCTGTCGGTTTCTGATAATAGCAGAGAAATTGCTGAGTTTACGGCGATTACGGATGGAGCTATGTATATGACAGCGGCGCAAAAGTTAAACGTAAAAAACTATATTTTAGTAAATATCGGGACGGGCACTTCATTTTTTTCAATCAAAGATAATTCAGCAGAACATCTTTATGGGAGCGGGATTGGCGGAGGGATGCTAATGGGGTTATCAACGATGCTAGTTGGAGAACGGCCATTTTCTGATCTTGCAGCTCTGGCTGAAAGTGGAGAGCGCGCTAAATTAGATTTGCAGGTACGTGATATTTATGCAAGTGAACCGCCAATTTCAGGTGATTTTACGGCAAGTAATTTTGGAAAAGCGACAACCGCTGATGTTAAAAAAGAGGATGTCACAGCTTCTTTATTCGGATTAATTGCTGAAACGACCATGCTTCTTGGTGTTCAATCAGCTAAGGCAGCAGGTGAAGTAGATATTGTTTACACCGGTGGAATGGCGGCACATCCATACATGGAAAAAAGCCTCAAAGCAGCAACTGAGGCATTTGGATGCAAGGCTCATTTTCTTACAAATGGAGAATACTGTGGTGCCATGGGTGCCCTTATCTATTGA
- a CDS encoding DUF2621 domain-containing protein, translated as MLEGWFLWFILFWVVILITSMFIGGFFMFRKFLKRFPKEDGKSDMDWEEYYVNQTIHLWTAEQKELLSDLVSPVPELFRDVAKQKIAGKIGELAVRERASAITEDLVIRGYIIATPKRDHKFLRKKLLERQVNMNPYEHLFG; from the coding sequence GTGCTTGAGGGCTGGTTTTTATGGTTTATTTTATTCTGGGTTGTTATTCTCATAACTTCGATGTTTATTGGCGGATTTTTCATGTTTCGTAAATTTCTTAAAAGATTTCCTAAGGAAGACGGAAAATCTGATATGGATTGGGAAGAATATTATGTGAATCAAACAATTCATCTGTGGACAGCTGAACAAAAGGAATTACTTTCTGATTTGGTTTCACCTGTTCCAGAACTATTCAGGGATGTGGCTAAACAAAAGATTGCGGGTAAGATTGGGGAACTTGCTGTCAGGGAAAGGGCTTCGGCCATCACTGAGGATTTGGTGATTCGTGGATATATTATTGCGACTCCGAAGCGTGATCATAAATTTTTGCGAAAAAAACTACTCGAACGTCAAGTGAATATGAATCCATATGAACATCTTTTTGGTTAA
- a CDS encoding GNAT family N-acetyltransferase has translation MVELKIFEKADFQQLIDWVDSPGFLLQWGGSAFEFPLTEKQVEKYIENPDTLVFKVVESDTGVAIGHISLGRIDRKNKSARVGKVLVGDMKGRGKGIGQQMLSEILKIAFDELHLHRVSLGVFDFNSRAIACYEKAGFIKEGLHRDSSKIDDEYWSLWEMSILEDEFRNIKKLN, from the coding sequence ATGGTTGAACTTAAAATATTTGAGAAAGCTGATTTCCAGCAGCTTATTGACTGGGTTGATTCACCTGGATTTCTCCTGCAATGGGGAGGTTCGGCCTTTGAATTCCCTTTAACGGAAAAACAGGTAGAAAAATATATCGAAAATCCGGATACTCTAGTCTTTAAAGTAGTTGAAAGTGACACGGGAGTTGCTATTGGACATATTTCTTTAGGCAGAATCGATAGAAAAAACAAATCTGCTAGAGTAGGAAAGGTCTTAGTCGGTGATATGAAGGGTAGAGGTAAGGGAATTGGTCAACAAATGTTAAGTGAAATCCTTAAAATTGCATTTGACGAACTTCATTTACATCGAGTTAGTCTTGGCGTATTTGATTTTAATAGTCGAGCGATTGCTTGTTATGAAAAAGCAGGGTTTATCAAAGAGGGGTTACATAGAGATTCTAGTAAAATTGATGATGAGTATTGGAGTTTATGGGAAATGAGTATTTTGGAAGATGAATTTCGTAACATTAAAAAGCTTAATTGA
- a CDS encoding exonuclease SbcCD subunit D has protein sequence MKFIHTADWHLGKIVHGVHMTEDQRHVLWQLIDVIEEEKPDALVIAGDLYDRSVPPTEAVDLLDEILVTINVKMKTPIVAISGNHDSAERLSFGSSWYRHSQLYIEGKLSEDLAPVNVGGVNFYCVPYAEPGIVRQVLGDDRIHSHQDAMREITSRIEQNLNPNEPNVFVGHAFVLGGQTSDSERVLSVGGSGCVQANLFDAFDYTALGHLHSPDALKHPKVHYSGSLLKYSFSEAKQNKSFSIVEMNSDGSFDLRYHPLKPLYDLRELEGYMDELLDPHFYQAQQVEDYLKVTLLDDGAVLDPMNRLRQIYPNILHLERKWDLSDNRRKQSFSSIRDEKKSELDLFETFYAEMTERDFDGSKRAVMTSVIEKVKKEEEVK, from the coding sequence ATGAAATTTATACACACAGCAGATTGGCATCTAGGGAAGATTGTTCACGGGGTGCATATGACAGAAGACCAACGTCACGTGTTATGGCAGCTGATAGATGTGATAGAGGAAGAGAAGCCGGATGCACTTGTCATTGCCGGTGATTTGTATGATCGATCCGTTCCGCCTACAGAAGCGGTCGATTTATTGGATGAAATTCTTGTAACCATAAATGTCAAAATGAAAACACCGATTGTCGCGATTTCGGGAAATCATGATAGTGCAGAACGCTTATCGTTTGGATCTTCCTGGTATCGTCATAGTCAGCTTTATATTGAAGGGAAACTATCGGAAGACTTAGCGCCAGTTAATGTAGGCGGCGTCAATTTTTATTGTGTGCCTTATGCAGAACCTGGTATCGTCCGTCAAGTGTTGGGAGACGACAGGATTCACTCTCATCAAGATGCTATGCGTGAGATTACAAGCCGAATTGAGCAAAATTTAAATCCAAATGAACCAAATGTTTTTGTTGGACATGCATTCGTACTTGGTGGGCAAACGTCCGATTCTGAACGAGTGCTGTCAGTTGGAGGCTCTGGCTGTGTTCAGGCAAACTTGTTTGATGCCTTTGATTATACCGCTTTAGGTCACTTGCATAGTCCTGATGCGTTGAAACATCCTAAGGTTCATTATTCAGGTTCTTTACTTAAATATTCTTTTTCCGAGGCCAAGCAAAACAAATCATTTTCCATTGTTGAAATGAATAGTGACGGTAGTTTCGACTTACGCTACCACCCGCTTAAACCTCTGTATGACTTGCGTGAACTTGAAGGATATATGGACGAGCTTCTTGATCCTCATTTTTATCAAGCACAACAAGTGGAAGACTATTTAAAGGTGACGTTGTTAGATGATGGAGCGGTTTTAGATCCAATGAATCGACTCAGACAAATTTATCCTAATATCCTTCATTTAGAAAGGAAATGGGATTTATCTGATAATCGGCGGAAACAATCTTTTTCTTCAATTAGAGATGAAAAAAAGTCAGAACTTGATTTATTTGAAACCTTTTATGCGGAAATGACAGAACGTGATTTTGATGGTTCCAAACGAGCGGTAATGACATCTGTCATTGAAAAAGTTAAGAAAGAGGAGGAAGTGAAGTGA